The genomic stretch CGGCGCCGGTCGCTGCGCGCGGCTGAGATCCGCCGATTGTTCGGCGGATCTCCCACGAACTGGCGGCGGCTCAAAATGCGAGCCGCGCGCCGAGGACGATGTTTCTTCCGGAGAGCGGCGCCAGGTCTTTGAGGTAGGACGTGTGCGGCCGGGCCTCCTCGTCGAAGAGATTGTGGGCTCGCAGGTAGAGCGAGAGCACGCTCGACTCGAGCGGCAGGTTCCACCCGACGTGAGCGCCGACCAAGGTGTATCCGGAACTTGGAGACTCGCCGGGAGCCGTACGTTCTTGGTCGAAACTGTGGCGCACGTCGAAGCCCAGTGCCCAACGCTCGCCATGGTAGTCGAACGCGGCACCGACGCGTGCAGCCGGGATGCGCGGCAGGTCGGTGCCGTCGGTCCGATTCGTCGCACGCACGACATCGCCGAAGAAGGTGATGTCGTAGGTGTGTGCCGGCGTTTCGTGCAGGTGCCACACGACCTCGAGTTCACCACCGTGGAAACGGGCGTCCCGGGCGACGAAGCGATACACGTCGAGACCGTCTTCTTCCTCGCCCGTCTCCTCTGCGTAGATGTAGCGATCGTAGTCGGTGTGGAAGAGGCTCAACGAGCCCGTGACGGCACCGGTGCGTCGGCGGAGGTTCAGATCGATCCCGGTGGACTTCTCCTTGCCGAGGCCGGGATCTCCGATCTCGTAGGCGCGCGTCGCGGCATGAGGTCCATCGGCGTACCACTCTTGCGCGGTGGGATTGCGCTCCGTGCGCGCCAAGGAAAGGGCGAGCGTCCAGTCGGTAGTCGGCGTCCAGAGCGCGCCGAGCGAAGCGCTCAGGGCGGTCTTCGAGTTGTTCTCGGCCGAGCCGTCGAGCACGTCGACCTCGTGGCGTTCGAGGCGCGCGCCGGCTTGCCAGCGCACTGATCCCGTAACCAGTTCTTCGATACCGAACAGCGCGGCGTTGGTCGTGCGGGTCGGGGGCAGAAAGGCCTCCTCGCCGTCGGCGGAGAGTTCGTGTCGCTGCATTTGCAGACCGATCGCGCCTTCGAATGCGCCGACCGGCTGGCGGAGAGCGTCGATGCGTCCTTCCCAGCCTTTGGTGTCGAAGCGCGTGCCGATCTCGTCGCCTTCGAGTTCGAGGTGCGTGTAGTCCGCGATGCCGAGGCGCATGCGTAGGTCTCGCAGGAAGGGCAGCGGTTCCTCGAGGTCGAACGCGAAGTCGATACGACGTTGTTCGAGATCGATCACCACGTCACCTTCCTCGTGCTCCGCCTCGTGGTCGTGACCTTCGCCCTCCTCTTCGTCGTGCTCGTGTTCGTCTTCGTGGTGGTGGGCGTGACCGGGCACGCCGTAACGGGTGTCGAAGCCGGAGACGGCGACGCCGACACGGCCCCGCCCCCAGAACCAAGCGAGGCCCGCGGAGCCGGCCCGGGTGTCGACGGCGCTGCCGAGGAGTTTTCCGTAGACCTCTTCGTCTTCGTGTTCCTCGTCGTGTTCTTCTTCGTGCTGGTGCTCGTCTTCGTCGTGGACTTCGGCGTAACCGGGGATGCGCAAGTCGCCGCTCTTGCGGGCGGAGTAGGAGGCCTGCCAACCGAACGCGTCCGAATTGCCGCGGAAGCTCGCGGCGCCGGCGCGCTCGTCGGCGGCCGAGCCGTAGTGGGCGTGGATCGTACCGTCGAGCGGTGCGTCGGGCCGACGGATCGGTATTTGGTTTTCCACTACGTTGATCACGCCGCCGGCGGCGGAGCTGCCGTAGAGCAGGGCGGACGGGCCGCGGAGTATTTCGATCTTCTCGATCAACGCCGGATCGAGACTGACGGCGTGGTCGGGACTCGTGCCCGACGCGTCGATCGTGCCGACGCCGTTGGTGAGGACGCGGATGCGTTCACCGTCGAGCCCGCGGATGACGGGGCGGCTCGCACCCGGACCGAAAGCGGTGGATGAGATACCCGGCTGGCCGGCGAGCGTTTCGCCGAGGGAGGAGGCGCGCACGTCGTCGAGGCGATCGCCAACGAGCACGCCGGCGGCTTGATGAAGTTCGTCGGTGGTGCGCGCGAACGGAGAGGCGGAGACGACGTATTCGTCGAGTGTCACCTCGTCTTCGTGTGTATGGGGCGTCGTTTGTCCGTGCAGGTGCGACGCGAAGGGAGCGAGTGCGGCGAGCGTCGCGACGGCGAGTCGACGCCTCGATGGAGACGGAGAGGAATAGATGGAGATGTGCATGGTTCCGGCGGTGGTGCGCGGTCGCTGTCCGAGCGCGCGCGATCAGAGTCTGAACGAGTCGAGGGAAGCGGTGTCGGCAGTGCCGACACGCGTCCAAGAGGACGGCCGTGCCCGCGCGGGTTCGGCGGCCCGTGTTCGATTGTGGTTCAGAGCACCGTTGGCGGAGCCAAAGCGGGTAGCAGCCAGAAGTCCGGATTCGCCCAACGAAACGACGTGACTTCGTAAGCGCTTCGGTGGGTGACCGAAAACGTCGCGACCGGGACGGGAGTCTCGCCGGACGTGTCGCAGAATCCGAGATCGACCAAGGTCGCGGCGCAGACGTGGTCGTGATCGTGCGCACACTGATGGACGTGTTCGTGTACCTCGGGGCTCGCTGCGAGGACTCCGGCGAAAGCGAGTCCGAGCACGAGAGCCATCGCCGCCGACGCGCCGACCCACGCACGCAGCATTGCGCGAACGATCGGTCGGCGAAAGGTGAGGCGAGGGAGAGGCACGCGTTCTCGGAAAATCAGCAGACTAGCAAAGCGGTCAAGCCCCCGGCGGACGAAAGGCGCGGATCGTTTCTTCGTCGGCTTCGAGGCGCGGGCCTCCGACGAGATCGATGCAATACGGGATGGCGGGAAACACCGCCTCCAAGCACTCGCGGATGGACTTGGGCCGGCCGGGGAGGTTGACGATCAGGCATTTGCCGCGGATGCCGGCGGTTTGCCGGGAGAGGATGGCCGTCGGGACGTAACGCAAAGAGGTGGCGCGCATGAGTTCGCCGAAGCCGGGAAGCATCTTCTCGCACACGGCCGCCGTGGCCTCCGGGGTCACGTCGCGCGGGGCCGGCCCTGTGCCGCCCGTCGTCACGATCAGGCAGCAGCCTTCCTCGTCGACCATCTCGACCATCGCGGCCTCGATCTCGGTCTGTTCGTCCGCGATCACGCGGTAGACGGGTACGAAGGGCGTACGGAGAAACTCACGTAGGACGGCGACTGCCGCTTGCCCGGGGAGGTCCTCGTAGATGCCGGCCGCGGCCCGGTCGGACACGTTGATCACGCCGATCTTCGCGTTGTGCATGCTCTCTGGCTACCCGTCCGGTGCGTGTGCGCGATACGATAACGCCGACTTGCGGACGCCGCTTGCGCGGCCCGAGGTAATCGCGCAATTTCCCGTCACGCCGTCATGCAAGAGCCCGACTACGGAGACGTCATCGATCTGATTCGGAAAGAGGACCCGCGCTACGACCGGAGAGCCTATTTCTTCCTGCGCGATGCGCTCGACCACACGGTCAAGGCGATCAAGAAGGCGGAGGCCAAGAGCGGGCGTAAGCGGGGGAGCAACCACGTCACCGGACAGGAACTCCTCGAAGGAATCCGGGATTACGCCGTCGCGCAGTTCGGGCCGATGACGCATCTCGTCTTTCAGCAATGGGGTATCACGCGTTGCGGCGACTTCGGCGAGATGGTCTATCAACTCATCGAGTTCGGCGTCTTCAGTAAGACGGACGAGGATCGCAAGGAGGACTTCGCGGAGGTCTACGATTTCAGCGAGGCGTTCATCAAACCGTTCCTCCCGCAGCGCCCGCGCAATCTCGTTTCGCACGTTGCCAGCGCCGATTCGTTCTGAGAACGATGTCGATCGAAGCCCGGTAGACGATCGGGCTTTCCACTCCGGCACGCATCGGTCGTCGATCGTGAGCCCGGGGCCATTCGTCCACTTCGCATGCCTTCTCCCACTGCCTCCAATGCGCGGGTCGCCCGCCTCGTCGAAAACCTCCTGAAGGAGCCGGTCGCGCGCTGGGTCTTGCCCAACGGCCTCACCGTCGTCGTGCGACCGGACGACTCGGCCGACGTCGCTTCGGTGCAGGTATGGGTGAAGACCGGGAGCATCCACGAAGCGCCGTGGCTCGGGAGCGGCATCTCGCACTTCCTCGAACACATGCTCTTCAAGGGCACGGCGCGCCGGGCCGGGCGCGAGATCTCCGCGGTCGTGCAGGAACACGGCGGGTACATCAACGCCTACACCACCTACGATCGCACGGTGTACTACATCGACGTGCCGTCCGATCACGTCGGCGTGGCGCTGGACGTGTTGGGCGATGCCGTCTTCCGCTCCAGCCTTCCGGCGGAGGAGGTGACGAAGGAGCGCGACGTGATCCTGCGCGAGATCGACATGGGGCTCGACGATCCGGACTACCGCGTGGCGCAGGCGTTGATGGAGGCCGCGTTTCGCGAGCATCCCTACCGGCATCCGATCATCGGGCACCGGGAGGTCTTCCAACGTCTGGGGCGAGACGAGCTCGTGGCGTATCACGAAAGTCGATACGTGCCGAACAACGCCGTGCTCGTCGTCGCGGGTGCGGTGGATCCCGACCAGTTGCGAACGGTGATCGACGAACACTTCGGCGCGCTCCCGCGCGTGCGTCAGCAACCGGTGCTCGTGCCGGACGAGCCGGGCCAGTTGGCGGAGCGCAGGGTCGATCTCTACGACGGCGTGCAGATCTACCGCGCGGCGATCGGATACCAGGTTCCTGGGTTGACGCATCCGGACACGCCGGCGCTCGACGTGCTGGCGCTGATCCTCGGACACGGCGACAGCTCGCTGCTGTGGGATGCGTTGCGCGAGCGTCGCCGGCTCGTCGAGTCGATCGACGTGAGCAACTGGAATCCCGGCAGCAAGGGCCTGTTCTATGTCTCGCTCGTGGCGGAGACGGAGAAGGGGCCGAAGGCGGTGGCGGCCACGCGTGAGGAGATCGTGCGCATCTGCGAGCGCGGCTTCACGGCGGCGCAACTGCGCAAGGCCGTGCGGCAGGCGCTCGTGGCCGAGATCAACGTCCGGCGCAGCATGTCCGGGCAAGCGTCGCGACTCGGCGTCGCAGAAGTCGTCGTCGGCGATCTGGACTACCCGGCGCGTTACTTGTCGCGACTCTCGCGGCTCACCGTGGCGGACTTGAACCGCGTCGCGCGCACGTGGTTGGCGGGCGGGACCTGCACCACGGCGACGTTGCAACCGAAGGATGCGAACGTCGCCACCGTGGCCGCG from Opitutales bacterium ASA1 encodes the following:
- a CDS encoding TonB-dependent receptor — its product is MHISIYSSPSPSRRRLAVATLAALAPFASHLHGQTTPHTHEDEVTLDEYVVSASPFARTTDELHQAAGVLVGDRLDDVRASSLGETLAGQPGISSTAFGPGASRPVIRGLDGERIRVLTNGVGTIDASGTSPDHAVSLDPALIEKIEILRGPSALLYGSSAAGGVINVVENQIPIRRPDAPLDGTIHAHYGSAADERAGAASFRGNSDAFGWQASYSARKSGDLRIPGYAEVHDEDEHQHEEEHDEEHEDEEVYGKLLGSAVDTRAGSAGLAWFWGRGRVGVAVSGFDTRYGVPGHAHHHEDEHEHDEEEGEGHDHEAEHEEGDVVIDLEQRRIDFAFDLEEPLPFLRDLRMRLGIADYTHLELEGDEIGTRFDTKGWEGRIDALRQPVGAFEGAIGLQMQRHELSADGEEAFLPPTRTTNAALFGIEELVTGSVRWQAGARLERHEVDVLDGSAENNSKTALSASLGALWTPTTDWTLALSLARTERNPTAQEWYADGPHAATRAYEIGDPGLGKEKSTGIDLNLRRRTGAVTGSLSLFHTDYDRYIYAEETGEEEDGLDVYRFVARDARFHGGELEVVWHLHETPAHTYDITFFGDVVRATNRTDGTDLPRIPAARVGAAFDYHGERWALGFDVRHSFDQERTAPGESPSSGYTLVGAHVGWNLPLESSVLSLYLRAHNLFDEEARPHTSYLKDLAPLSGRNIVLGARLAF
- the mog gene encoding molybdopterin adenylyltransferase; the protein is MHNAKIGVINVSDRAAAGIYEDLPGQAAVAVLREFLRTPFVPVYRVIADEQTEIEAAMVEMVDEEGCCLIVTTGGTGPAPRDVTPEATAAVCEKMLPGFGELMRATSLRYVPTAILSRQTAGIRGKCLIVNLPGRPKSIRECLEAVFPAIPYCIDLVGGPRLEADEETIRAFRPPGA
- a CDS encoding pitrilysin family protein; this encodes MPSPTASNARVARLVENLLKEPVARWVLPNGLTVVVRPDDSADVASVQVWVKTGSIHEAPWLGSGISHFLEHMLFKGTARRAGREISAVVQEHGGYINAYTTYDRTVYYIDVPSDHVGVALDVLGDAVFRSSLPAEEVTKERDVILREIDMGLDDPDYRVAQALMEAAFREHPYRHPIIGHREVFQRLGRDELVAYHESRYVPNNAVLVVAGAVDPDQLRTVIDEHFGALPRVRQQPVLVPDEPGQLAERRVDLYDGVQIYRAAIGYQVPGLTHPDTPALDVLALILGHGDSSLLWDALRERRRLVESIDVSNWNPGSKGLFYVSLVAETEKGPKAVAATREEIVRICERGFTAAQLRKAVRQALVAEINVRRSMSGQASRLGVAEVVVGDLDYPARYLSRLSRLTVADLNRVARTWLAGGTCTTATLQPKDANVATVAAGKGARAHIEFEEIPVPNGARLLVRENPRLPQVHFRLVWQGGPLFDLPGKEGSTALLATMLTKDTAKRSAAQVALAVESVGGSMSEFAGNNSFGISVEVLPDDVDLALDLLTEAVLHPKFAATVVAREREAQIAEIVEGEDDVVTSARRRLRREFFNGHPLAIDSNGTVESVTRITPATLKALHARLVVSGNTVLAVSGAIRRSAVLPRLKRFLARLPKGVRPEVIGDFMPTNGGGATRLVPQERQQVVVLEAYPMRGLLADDFHVTEVADELFSGMSSNLFERVREEKSLAYFVRSSRVVGLRTGMFYLMAGTNPAGAPEVLKEFAAELQRVRKGRVTAAELKRCQTRLKAGQRMATQSNAACSAHAALNALYGLPPNDRAFYDARIDAVTIEDLARFASTMLAPENAVRLLAGAVGAT